One Pseudonocardia abyssalis DNA segment encodes these proteins:
- a CDS encoding acyl-CoA dehydrogenase family protein, whose translation MTSTLTTSGRTAERPSAEELFARAEALVPVLRKRARAAEDLRRIPDETISDLHAAGLLYVVSPQSEGGHGYGMRELGTITRILAKGCASTAWVYSFLVVHNVSITQDLRHLLQGRPLATAALSAGFQATPSGTAVPVEGGWRVTGKWPFASGIMNADHVLLITLEERPEGEDPVVLGLCADVADVALIDIWHMAGMKATGSNTFALEDHFIPADRQWTAFGQERLNPADPDDVRPLEGFSIIRMFDVLLAAVAVGCAEAAVEDMHQRIQTRIVGFGLGPQRDHPEAWGRYGQAVTEARMARTLWDETLRVVSELSDRGETANVETAATLRMASPRICQVARDAIEIVVEGSGSSVFHLDNPLQRQQRDVNFLKNHSYLHPDGAFVPAGAALLGVADPVDGLLLI comes from the coding sequence ATGACCAGCACACTGACTACGTCCGGACGAACCGCCGAACGCCCGTCCGCGGAGGAGCTGTTCGCGCGCGCCGAGGCCCTCGTGCCCGTCCTGCGAAAGCGTGCGCGCGCCGCGGAGGACCTGCGCCGCATCCCCGACGAGACGATCTCCGACCTGCACGCCGCCGGTCTCCTGTACGTGGTGAGCCCGCAGAGCGAGGGCGGCCACGGCTACGGCATGCGCGAGCTCGGCACGATCACCCGGATCTTGGCCAAGGGCTGCGCCTCGACCGCCTGGGTGTACTCGTTCCTGGTCGTGCACAACGTGTCGATCACGCAGGACCTGAGGCACTTGCTGCAGGGCCGCCCGTTGGCCACCGCAGCGCTCTCGGCCGGGTTCCAGGCGACGCCCTCCGGCACGGCGGTCCCGGTGGAGGGAGGGTGGCGCGTCACGGGGAAGTGGCCCTTCGCGAGTGGCATCATGAACGCCGACCACGTCCTGCTCATCACCCTCGAGGAACGCCCGGAGGGTGAGGACCCCGTCGTCCTCGGCCTGTGCGCCGACGTCGCCGACGTCGCGCTCATCGACATCTGGCACATGGCGGGCATGAAGGCCACCGGGTCGAACACCTTCGCGCTGGAGGACCACTTCATCCCGGCGGACCGGCAGTGGACGGCGTTCGGGCAGGAGCGCCTGAACCCGGCGGACCCGGACGACGTGCGCCCGCTCGAGGGCTTCTCCATCATCCGCATGTTCGACGTCCTGCTTGCCGCGGTCGCGGTCGGCTGCGCGGAGGCGGCCGTCGAGGACATGCACCAGCGGATCCAGACCCGGATCGTGGGTTTCGGGCTCGGCCCGCAGCGCGACCATCCGGAGGCGTGGGGTCGGTACGGGCAGGCGGTGACCGAGGCCAGGATGGCCCGCACACTCTGGGACGAGACCCTGCGGGTGGTGTCGGAGCTGTCCGACCGCGGAGAGACCGCGAACGTCGAGACCGCCGCCACACTGCGCATGGCCTCACCCAGGATCTGCCAGGTCGCCCGGGACGCCATCGAGATCGTCGTCGAAGGATCCGGGTCGAGCGTCTTTCACCTGGACAACCCGCTCCAGCGCCAGCAGCGGGACGTCAACTTCCTGAAGAACCATTCGTACCTGCACCCCGACGGTGCATTCGTTCCGGCCGGTGCCGCGCTCCTCGGTGTGGCCGACCCGGTCGACGGGCTCCTGTTGATCTGA
- a CDS encoding LLM class flavin-dependent oxidoreductase: MEFGFLTQGYLPAHVRQGDPNAEHQVLMDDLEVCLAAEAAGFKYIWISEHHFLDEYSHISASDVFLGALGALTTTAHIGSGIFNPLPKVHHPAAVAERVAMLDHLTEGRFEFGVGRGAGSTEVTGFHTEITDVSETKKIFEETIGEFVKMWTQDVYEGFSGTYWDMPPRKVLPKPYGALHPGIWYAAGNTSSFEMCGRKGMGALGFSLDELPRTDAAIKSYKKAVAECDEPVGAWVNDNLIVANGFNSIAEDRDQARRDFLQGGNNYQMSQVFRYHDTFPRPEGFPVWPEVMPDLTEEALEGFLELGAAIVGDPDDAVAQIRRWEATGADQFLMLRGVKSKEETLRMIKLMGEHVIPKFDTDPVHRTTRLRQAAAGADATR, translated from the coding sequence GTGGAATTCGGCTTTCTCACCCAGGGCTACCTGCCGGCGCACGTCCGGCAGGGCGACCCGAACGCGGAGCACCAGGTGCTGATGGACGACCTGGAGGTCTGCCTCGCCGCCGAGGCCGCGGGTTTCAAGTACATCTGGATCTCCGAGCACCACTTCCTCGACGAGTACAGCCACATCTCGGCCAGCGACGTCTTCCTCGGCGCCCTGGGTGCCCTGACCACCACCGCGCACATCGGGTCGGGGATCTTCAACCCGCTGCCGAAGGTGCACCACCCGGCCGCGGTGGCCGAACGCGTGGCGATGCTCGACCACCTCACCGAGGGCAGGTTCGAGTTCGGGGTCGGCCGCGGGGCCGGCAGCACGGAGGTCACCGGCTTCCACACCGAGATCACCGACGTCTCGGAGACGAAGAAGATCTTCGAGGAGACCATCGGCGAGTTCGTGAAGATGTGGACCCAGGACGTCTACGAGGGCTTCTCGGGGACCTACTGGGACATGCCCCCGCGCAAGGTGCTGCCCAAGCCCTACGGTGCCCTGCACCCCGGCATCTGGTACGCCGCCGGCAACACGTCGAGCTTCGAGATGTGCGGCCGCAAGGGGATGGGGGCACTTGGGTTCTCACTCGACGAGCTCCCCCGCACCGACGCCGCGATCAAGTCCTACAAGAAGGCGGTCGCCGAGTGCGACGAGCCGGTCGGTGCGTGGGTGAACGACAACCTCATCGTGGCGAACGGGTTCAACTCGATCGCCGAGGACCGCGACCAGGCGCGCCGCGACTTCCTCCAGGGCGGGAACAACTACCAGATGAGCCAGGTGTTCCGCTACCACGACACCTTCCCGCGACCGGAGGGCTTCCCCGTCTGGCCGGAGGTGATGCCGGACCTCACAGAGGAGGCGCTCGAGGGCTTCCTCGAGCTCGGGGCGGCCATCGTCGGCGACCCGGACGACGCGGTCGCGCAGATTCGGCGCTGGGAGGCCACCGGTGCCGACCAGTTCCTGATGCTGCGGGGGGTCAAGTCGAAGGAGGAGACGCTGCGGATGATCAAGCTGATGGGTGAGCACGTCATCCCTAAGTTCGACACCGATCCGGTGCACCGCACCACCCGTCTGCGACAGGCGGCGGCAGGGGCCGACGCCACTCGCTGA
- a CDS encoding vWA domain-containing protein, translating into MAELGPGRGRGSDQLPAGGQGVLVTAQRAVQKELDDLLEDTAPDPAVASMAQAIARRLWVRRPRRDPQPERGTGPPASMPYAYRSDDIDLDRTIEVLVERPVPEDADVVVRERMSSRRAAVLIVDVSGSMRGEKVRIAAATVAALSADLPGAGDQLALVAFWSDAAVITGLTERSTPSALLDALLRIPARGLTNVGFGLSVAHAELARSAARRKTAILLTDAVHNAGPDPRDIARRFSKLHVLIETDGEHDLPLGRDLARLGHGTLHLVHTHRDVAPALNRILDA; encoded by the coding sequence GTGGCCGAGCTGGGCCCCGGCCGCGGCCGCGGCTCCGACCAGCTGCCCGCGGGCGGGCAGGGCGTCCTGGTCACCGCCCAACGGGCCGTGCAGAAGGAGCTCGACGATCTGCTCGAGGACACCGCCCCCGATCCGGCGGTGGCGTCGATGGCGCAGGCGATCGCGCGGAGGCTGTGGGTGCGCCGCCCCCGGCGCGACCCGCAGCCCGAGCGGGGCACCGGGCCGCCGGCGTCGATGCCCTACGCCTACCGCTCCGACGACATCGACCTGGACCGCACGATCGAGGTGCTGGTCGAGCGTCCGGTACCGGAGGACGCCGACGTGGTCGTGCGCGAACGGATGAGTAGCCGCCGGGCGGCGGTGCTCATCGTGGACGTGTCCGGGTCGATGCGGGGTGAGAAGGTGCGGATCGCCGCGGCGACGGTGGCGGCGCTGTCCGCGGACCTGCCCGGTGCCGGGGACCAGTTGGCGCTGGTGGCGTTCTGGTCCGACGCCGCGGTGATCACGGGCCTGACCGAGCGGTCCACCCCGTCGGCACTGCTGGACGCGCTGCTACGGATCCCGGCCCGCGGGCTGACCAACGTCGGCTTCGGCCTGTCCGTCGCCCACGCCGAGCTCGCCCGGTCGGCCGCACGTCGGAAGACCGCGATCTTGTTGACCGACGCGGTGCACAACGCCGGCCCCGATCCCCGCGACATCGCCCGCCGGTTCAGCAAACTGCATGTGCTGATCGAGACCGACGGCGAGCATGACTTGCCCCTGGGGCGCGATCTCGCCCGCCTCGGACACGGAACGCTGCACCTCGTGCATACCCACCGCGACGTCGCACCTGCACTCAACCGCATCCTTGATGCATGA
- a CDS encoding mycofactocin-coupled SDR family oxidoreductase, which yields MGRLDGKVAFVTGAARGQGRSHAVRMAQEGADIIAVDICDQVGTVPYGMSGEADLAETAKLVEAEDRRIVHRTADVRDAAALVAAVDAGVAELGRLDIVAANAGICSFGGVRDLTAEQWQDMIDINLTGVFNTAKATVEHLIAAGGGAFIATSSVYGLKGNGGVAHYTAAKHGVTGLLRAMTHELAPFHVRVNSIHPTSVNTDMIQNDPMYRLFRPDLESPDAEDAKDGFASLNILPIPWIEPVDISNAIVFLASDEARYVTGVSLPVDAGCMQL from the coding sequence GTGGGCAGGTTGGACGGCAAGGTCGCGTTCGTGACCGGAGCAGCCAGGGGCCAGGGGCGCAGTCATGCGGTCCGGATGGCGCAGGAGGGCGCGGACATCATCGCGGTCGACATCTGCGACCAGGTCGGTACCGTCCCGTACGGGATGTCCGGCGAGGCGGACCTGGCGGAGACCGCGAAGCTCGTGGAGGCCGAGGACCGGCGGATCGTGCACCGGACCGCCGACGTCCGGGATGCGGCCGCGCTGGTCGCGGCCGTGGACGCCGGTGTCGCGGAGCTGGGCCGTCTGGACATCGTCGCCGCGAACGCCGGCATCTGCAGCTTCGGCGGTGTCCGCGACCTGACGGCCGAGCAGTGGCAGGACATGATCGACATCAATCTGACCGGAGTGTTCAACACCGCGAAGGCCACGGTGGAGCACCTGATCGCGGCGGGCGGGGGCGCGTTCATCGCGACGAGCTCGGTGTACGGACTGAAGGGCAACGGGGGCGTTGCCCATTACACCGCGGCCAAGCACGGCGTGACCGGGTTGCTCCGGGCGATGACGCACGAGCTGGCCCCGTTCCACGTCCGCGTCAACTCGATCCACCCCACGTCGGTGAACACCGACATGATCCAGAACGACCCGATGTACCGGCTCTTCCGCCCGGACCTGGAGTCCCCGGACGCGGAGGACGCCAAGGACGGGTTCGCCTCCCTCAACATCCTGCCGATCCCGTGGATCGAACCGGTCGACATCTCCAACGCCATCGTGTTCCTCGCGTCCGACGAAGCCCGTTACGTCACCGGGGTCTCGCTCCCGGTCGATGCCGGCTGCATGCAGCTCTGA
- a CDS encoding AAA family ATPase translates to MSTSVDERARDAIAAAVVGRGRELTLVLAAVSAGRDVMLEGPPGTSKSTMLRAITERWGVPFVLVEGNAELTPARLVGHHNPARVLKEDYSPDNFVPGPMVEAMQTGGFLYIEELNRAPEDTLNVLLGAMAERAVTVPRVGTIPAAPSFRVLASMNPFDNVGTARISDSVYDRWCRLAVGYQSAPEEADIVARRTGCDDPALIGDGVALTRATRSHPELRRGSSVRGAIDLVAIAVELVRIEPGADQKRMLLDAALLALSARVGVDEASDATPEQVITAIWEDLFFSAPGGQRRVRTA, encoded by the coding sequence GTGTCGACTTCGGTGGACGAGCGGGCGCGGGACGCGATCGCGGCGGCGGTGGTGGGCCGTGGTCGTGAGCTGACCCTGGTGCTGGCGGCGGTGTCCGCCGGTCGGGACGTGATGCTGGAAGGTCCGCCAGGCACGTCGAAGTCGACGATGCTGCGCGCGATCACCGAGCGGTGGGGTGTGCCGTTCGTGCTGGTGGAGGGCAATGCGGAGCTGACGCCGGCGCGGCTGGTCGGGCACCACAACCCGGCACGGGTGCTGAAGGAGGACTACTCCCCGGACAACTTCGTGCCCGGGCCGATGGTCGAGGCGATGCAGACCGGCGGATTCCTCTACATCGAGGAGCTCAACCGGGCACCGGAGGACACGTTGAACGTGCTGCTCGGGGCGATGGCCGAGCGGGCGGTGACGGTGCCGCGGGTGGGGACGATCCCCGCCGCGCCGTCGTTCCGGGTGCTGGCGTCGATGAACCCGTTTGACAACGTGGGCACCGCGCGAATCTCGGACTCGGTCTACGACCGGTGGTGCCGGCTCGCGGTGGGCTACCAGTCGGCGCCGGAGGAGGCGGACATCGTCGCCCGCCGCACCGGGTGCGACGACCCGGCGCTGATCGGTGACGGGGTGGCTCTCACACGGGCGACGCGTTCGCATCCCGAGCTGCGCCGCGGTTCGAGCGTGCGCGGCGCGATCGACCTGGTGGCGATCGCAGTGGAGCTGGTCCGGATCGAGCCCGGTGCCGACCAGAAACGGATGCTGCTCGACGCGGCGCTGCTGGCGCTCTCGGCGCGGGTCGGGGTGGACGAGGCCTCCGACGCCACGCCGGAACAGGTGATCACCGCGATCTGGGAGGACCTTTTTTTCTCCGCCCCCGGCGGGCAGCGCCGGGTCCGCACCGCCTGA
- a CDS encoding mycofactocin-coupled SDR family oxidoreductase encodes MVAESSSLQGPTAAREGARQRLHRLAATTTGGVMGRLEGKVALVTGAARGQGRSHAVHLAEEGADIVAVDLCGQIDSIPYAMGRPEDLARTAELVEGLDRRIVTSQADVRDSAAMEQAVSEAVAQFGQIYVLCANAGVFSFAPFTELTDELWDDMIGVTLTGVFRTVRAVLPVMLEQERGSIVLTGSTASRKGYANFAHYTAAKHGVVGIMRSLVQEVSSKNIRVNCVLPTTVATDMVTNDAVYRLFDPESPSRESFENVIASMNALPVGTIQPIDISRAVAWLASDESRYVTGICLPVDAGFHEKVG; translated from the coding sequence GTGGTCGCCGAGTCGTCTTCACTGCAGGGGCCAACGGCGGCACGAGAGGGTGCGCGACAACGCCTGCACCGGCTCGCCGCTACGACGACAGGAGGCGTCATGGGACGACTCGAAGGCAAGGTCGCACTCGTCACGGGAGCGGCTCGCGGCCAGGGCAGATCGCATGCCGTGCACCTGGCAGAGGAGGGCGCGGACATCGTCGCCGTGGACCTGTGCGGGCAGATCGACAGCATCCCGTACGCCATGGGCCGGCCCGAGGACCTGGCACGCACGGCGGAGCTCGTGGAGGGGCTCGACCGGCGCATCGTCACGAGTCAGGCCGACGTCCGCGACAGCGCAGCCATGGAGCAGGCGGTGTCCGAGGCTGTCGCGCAGTTCGGGCAGATCTACGTGCTGTGCGCGAACGCCGGTGTGTTCAGCTTCGCCCCCTTCACCGAGCTGACCGATGAGCTCTGGGACGACATGATCGGCGTGACGCTGACCGGGGTGTTCCGGACGGTTCGCGCGGTCCTGCCCGTGATGCTGGAGCAGGAGCGCGGCTCCATTGTGCTGACCGGCTCGACGGCCAGCCGGAAGGGCTACGCGAACTTCGCCCATTACACCGCGGCGAAGCACGGGGTGGTAGGCATCATGCGGTCTCTGGTGCAGGAGGTGTCCTCGAAGAACATCCGCGTCAACTGCGTCCTGCCGACGACGGTGGCGACCGACATGGTGACCAACGATGCGGTCTACCGGCTCTTCGATCCGGAGTCACCGAGCCGGGAGAGCTTCGAGAACGTGATCGCCTCCATGAACGCCCTGCCTGTGGGCACGATCCAGCCCATCGACATCTCACGGGCCGTCGCCTGGCTCGCCTCCGACGAGTCCCGGTACGTCACGGGGATCTGCCTGCCGGTGGACGCGGGGTTCCACGAGAAGGTCGGCTGA
- the ribB gene encoding 3,4-dihydroxy-2-butanone-4-phosphate synthase: protein MRNTGTIRVTPPPTPDRVSRAAAAVAAGRPVVVVDDADREDEGDLVFAAECATPELLAFTVRHTSGYVCVALTGDECERLDLPPMHHSNGDRFGTAYRVTVDLRGTGTGISATSRSRTVAALAGSATRPSDLVRPGHVVPLRAREGGVLVRPGHAEAAVDLARMAGLRPAGALCEIVSRDRPGEMARGPELEGFAREHDLEIVSIAELVTHRRRAELQVRRIAETGLPTARGGLRAFGYRGVHDGAEHVALVAGTVAGADDVLVHVHTECLSGDVFGSLACGCGRALDDAMASVTARGRGVVIYVRAAGTVRACTLLGRVDETARRASADVASSVLEDLGVDSVELLGDDTGAVQVPRRHRPVTAAACALRAAAG, encoded by the coding sequence ATGAGGAACACCGGCACGATCCGCGTGACCCCGCCCCCGACACCGGACCGCGTGAGCCGGGCCGCCGCCGCGGTCGCGGCCGGTCGGCCCGTGGTGGTCGTCGACGACGCCGACCGTGAGGACGAGGGCGATCTGGTCTTCGCGGCCGAGTGCGCCACCCCCGAGCTGCTGGCCTTCACCGTCCGGCACACGTCGGGCTACGTGTGCGTCGCCCTGACCGGTGACGAGTGCGAACGGTTGGACCTGCCGCCTATGCACCATTCCAACGGCGACCGCTTCGGCACCGCCTACCGCGTCACGGTCGACCTGCGCGGCACCGGGACGGGCATCTCCGCGACGTCCAGGTCACGGACGGTGGCCGCGCTGGCCGGGTCTGCGACGCGGCCCTCGGACCTCGTACGGCCCGGGCACGTCGTCCCCCTGCGGGCGCGCGAGGGCGGCGTCCTGGTCCGCCCGGGTCACGCCGAGGCAGCCGTCGACCTCGCCCGTATGGCCGGGCTCCGTCCAGCGGGAGCTCTGTGCGAGATCGTCTCGCGGGACCGGCCCGGCGAGATGGCTCGCGGGCCGGAGCTGGAGGGCTTCGCACGGGAGCACGACCTGGAGATCGTGTCGATCGCGGAGCTGGTGACGCACCGGCGTCGGGCCGAGCTGCAGGTCCGGCGCATCGCCGAGACCGGGCTCCCCACGGCTCGCGGGGGGCTGCGCGCGTTCGGCTACCGAGGGGTGCACGACGGGGCGGAGCACGTGGCACTGGTCGCCGGGACGGTCGCGGGTGCGGACGACGTCCTGGTGCACGTTCACACCGAATGCCTGTCGGGCGACGTGTTCGGGTCGCTGGCTTGCGGTTGCGGGCGTGCCCTCGACGACGCGATGGCCTCGGTCACCGCCCGGGGGCGCGGCGTCGTCATCTACGTCCGGGCGGCAGGGACGGTGCGCGCGTGCACGCTGCTGGGGCGGGTCGACGAGACTGCGCGCCGAGCGTCCGCAGACGTGGCGTCGTCCGTGCTGGAAGACCTGGGGGTCGATTCGGTGGAACTGCTCGGTGACGACACGGGAGCGGTGCAGGTGCCGCGCCGTCACAGGCCGGTGACCGCGGCCGCGTGCGCGCTGCGCGCGGCGGCGGGCTGA
- a CDS encoding flavin reductase family protein, with protein sequence MIEIEAVGTDPAQLRRAFGCFPSGVTAVCAVVDGEPVGMAASSFTSVSVAPPLVSVCVQDVSATWPKLRARPRLGLSVLAEGHDEICLSLSRKSGDRFAGVGWEATAEGGVLVHGSSAWLDCSLHEEVAAGDHAIALLRIHGLLARPDTAPLVFHGSRFRRLAAI encoded by the coding sequence ATGATCGAGATCGAGGCCGTGGGCACGGACCCGGCGCAGCTCCGCCGGGCGTTCGGCTGCTTCCCCTCGGGGGTGACGGCCGTGTGCGCGGTGGTCGACGGCGAGCCCGTCGGGATGGCCGCGAGCTCGTTCACGTCGGTGTCGGTCGCGCCGCCGCTGGTATCGGTGTGCGTGCAGGACGTGTCGGCGACGTGGCCGAAGTTGCGCGCGCGGCCCCGGCTCGGGTTGAGCGTGCTGGCCGAGGGCCACGACGAGATCTGCCTGAGCCTGTCGCGCAAGTCCGGCGACCGGTTCGCGGGGGTGGGGTGGGAGGCGACGGCGGAGGGCGGGGTCCTGGTGCACGGGTCATCGGCGTGGCTGGACTGCTCGCTGCACGAGGAGGTGGCTGCCGGCGACCACGCGATCGCGCTGCTGCGCATCCACGGCCTGCTGGCGCGGCCCGACACCGCGCCGCTGGTGTTCCACGGCAGCCGGTTCCGCCGGCTCGCCGCGATCTGA